One window of the Allosaccharopolyspora coralli genome contains the following:
- a CDS encoding ABC transporter permease, producing MSSGRAFVAVLGRDLFVTGRELPSFLAQVLVQPVALLFIFGKVLGQLGYTQPGYEQILLPGMIALNAFVVALQNTSFPLVLDFSYSKEIEDRLLAPLPISGVAIEKMLFGAMRGLFAALLMIPIGILMFGQIAWDYAGLPFAVLCLVLGSLAGGAVGLTVGAAVPPRRINIMFAVILAPLIFTGASQFPWVELDELRWFQVVCAFNPLTYASEGMRGALLPDVPHMPPWVCVLALLAACLVFGALGIRFFLRRALD from the coding sequence GTGAGTTCCGGACGTGCGTTCGTCGCGGTCCTCGGCCGGGACCTGTTCGTGACGGGGCGGGAACTGCCGAGCTTCCTCGCGCAGGTCCTCGTGCAGCCGGTGGCGTTGCTGTTCATCTTCGGCAAGGTCCTCGGCCAACTCGGCTACACCCAGCCCGGCTACGAGCAGATCCTGCTGCCCGGCATGATCGCCCTCAACGCGTTCGTGGTGGCACTGCAGAACACGTCGTTCCCCCTGGTGCTGGACTTCTCGTACTCGAAGGAGATCGAGGACCGGCTGTTGGCTCCACTGCCGATCAGCGGCGTCGCGATCGAGAAGATGCTCTTCGGCGCGATGCGGGGGCTGTTCGCGGCGCTGTTGATGATCCCGATCGGCATCCTCATGTTCGGACAGATCGCCTGGGACTACGCGGGCCTGCCGTTCGCCGTCCTGTGCCTGGTTCTCGGCTCGCTGGCCGGGGGCGCGGTCGGTCTCACGGTCGGTGCGGCCGTGCCGCCGCGTCGGATCAACATCATGTTCGCGGTGATCCTCGCACCGCTGATCTTCACCGGGGCGAGCCAGTTCCCGTGGGTCGAACTCGACGAGCTCCGCTGGTTCCAGGTCGTCTGCGCGTTCAACCCGCTGACCTACGCCAGCGAGGGCATGCGGGGAGCGTTACTGCCCGACGTGCCACACATGCCGCCGTGGGTGTGTGTCCTCGCGCTCCTGGCGGCGTGCCTAGTGTTCGGCGCGCTCGGGATCCGCTTCTTCCTCCGCCGCGCCTTGGATTAA
- a CDS encoding ABC transporter ATP-binding protein — protein MTNAVDVIDLVKRYPKSRTNAVDGLSFTVHPGEVFGLLGPNGAGKTTTVGILTTRVLLTGGQARVAGVDVARNPVAARGKVAVVPQHVNLDRSLNVRQNLQFHASYHGVPRRERRRLAEELLDRMGLGDKATARVDDLSGGQSQRVMIARALIHRPEVLFLDEPSTGLDPQARLFVHDRVNDLRAEGVTVLLTTHDMDEAEKLSDRVGVVDHGTLLALDTPAALIKSLPGSGTVDASVRPNGSSMSELVKLLSTVAGVERAEHVGSDTASEQHVRLYVTGEPAGLLGPVAQLLHEHHVDVAGLTLGSATLEDVFIDLTGRDLR, from the coding sequence GTGACCAATGCGGTGGACGTGATCGACCTCGTCAAGCGATACCCGAAGAGCCGCACCAACGCCGTCGACGGGCTGAGTTTCACCGTGCATCCGGGCGAGGTGTTCGGCCTGCTCGGTCCGAACGGCGCGGGCAAGACCACCACCGTCGGCATCCTCACCACGCGGGTGCTGTTGACCGGCGGTCAGGCAAGGGTCGCCGGGGTGGACGTGGCGAGGAATCCGGTCGCCGCGCGGGGCAAGGTGGCGGTGGTGCCGCAGCACGTCAACCTCGACAGGTCGTTGAACGTGCGGCAGAACCTCCAGTTCCACGCCTCGTACCACGGTGTCCCGCGACGTGAACGGCGCAGGCTCGCCGAGGAGCTGCTCGATCGGATGGGCCTCGGTGACAAGGCGACCGCGCGGGTCGACGACCTCTCCGGCGGCCAGTCGCAGCGGGTGATGATCGCCCGCGCGCTCATCCATCGCCCGGAGGTCCTGTTCCTCGACGAACCCTCGACCGGCCTCGACCCGCAGGCGAGGTTGTTCGTGCACGACCGCGTCAACGATCTGCGCGCCGAAGGTGTCACCGTGCTGCTCACCACGCACGACATGGACGAGGCGGAGAAACTTTCCGACCGGGTCGGCGTCGTCGACCACGGCACGCTGCTCGCGCTCGACACGCCCGCCGCGCTCATCAAGTCGCTGCCGGGGTCGGGAACCGTGGACGCGTCGGTACGGCCGAACGGCAGCTCCATGAGCGAACTCGTAAAGCTGTTGTCCACTGTGGCGGGGGTGGAACGCGCCGAGCACGTCGGTTCCGACACGGCGAGCGAGCAGCACGTCCGGCTGTACGTGACCGGCGAGCCCGCGGGTCTGCTCGGCCCGGTGGCGCAACTGCTGCACGAACACCACGTCGACGTGGCGGGGCTGACGCTCGGGTCGGCGACGCTGGAGGACGTGTTCATCGACCTCACAGGGAGGGACCTGCGGTGA
- a CDS encoding MarR family winged helix-turn-helix transcriptional regulator has product MEAWRNYITGSALLEYRLNRELQSGHGVSLADYEILVRLSDRAEHRMRMSELASEVAHSKSRISHQIRRLERAELVERTECPSDGRGVFAVLTERGMEVLRGIAPDHVASVREHYVDLLDPEEQQVMAKVFGRLVDHLRDTES; this is encoded by the coding sequence ATGGAAGCGTGGCGCAACTACATCACGGGTAGTGCGCTGCTGGAGTACCGGCTCAACCGGGAACTCCAATCCGGTCACGGGGTCTCCCTCGCCGATTACGAGATTCTCGTCCGTCTCTCCGACCGCGCGGAACACCGGATGCGGATGAGTGAGCTCGCGTCCGAGGTGGCGCACTCGAAGAGCCGCATCTCGCACCAGATCCGGCGGCTCGAACGCGCGGAGCTGGTGGAGCGCACCGAGTGCCCCAGCGACGGACGCGGCGTGTTCGCCGTGCTGACCGAACGCGGCATGGAGGTGCTGCGCGGCATCGCCCCCGATCACGTCGCCAGTGTCCGGGAGCATTACGTCGACCTGCTCGACCCGGAGGAACAGCAGGTCATGGCGAAGGTGTTCGGTCGGCTCGTGGACCACCTGCGGGACACCGAGAGCTGA
- a CDS encoding GAF and ANTAR domain-containing protein, translating to MAHPDPDLLATLARQLAAEDDVDAVLRRTVQTSLTQIEGAERAGITMTTRGSVSTPVASDELVCVLDKHQYSTGEGPCLSAAFEHEPVIRVDDLSTDRRWVEFSTAVAHLGVRSMLSFQLYTTDAGAHATTLGALNIYAEAPYAFTDDAVHIGTLLAAHAAVAATAAAEQANLRIALQSRDVIGQAKGVLMERFKLTPEQAFDLLIAASQHTNQKLREVAEHLTTTGQLPTE from the coding sequence ATGGCACATCCCGACCCTGACTTGCTGGCGACGCTGGCTCGGCAACTGGCCGCCGAGGACGACGTGGACGCCGTGCTGCGCCGGACTGTGCAGACCTCGCTGACCCAGATCGAGGGAGCGGAGCGCGCCGGCATCACGATGACGACCCGCGGCTCGGTGTCCACCCCGGTGGCCAGCGACGAGCTGGTCTGCGTCCTCGACAAGCACCAGTACAGCACCGGCGAGGGGCCGTGCTTGAGCGCGGCATTCGAACACGAGCCGGTGATTCGCGTCGACGATCTGTCCACCGACCGGCGGTGGGTCGAATTCAGCACGGCCGTGGCGCACCTGGGCGTGCGCTCGATGCTGTCGTTTCAGCTCTACACCACCGATGCCGGCGCACACGCGACGACGCTCGGCGCGCTCAACATCTACGCCGAGGCACCGTATGCCTTCACCGACGACGCGGTGCACATCGGCACCTTGCTCGCCGCCCACGCCGCGGTGGCGGCGACCGCCGCGGCCGAACAGGCGAACTTGCGCATCGCACTGCAATCGCGCGACGTCATCGGTCAAGCCAAGGGAGTTCTCATGGAACGGTTCAAGCTCACTCCCGAGCAGGCCTTCGACCTGCTCATCGCCGCCTCGCAACACACCAACCAGAAGCTGCGCGAGGTCGCCGAGCACCTCACCACGACCGGGCAACTGCCCACCGAGTGA
- a CDS encoding helix-turn-helix transcriptional regulator: MQLRGLRRAVAFIEANPDLDLTLTDIARAANVSPRALQLAFRRHLDTTPMHYLRRVRLDRAHHDLQNAVAGDGTTVTGVAARWGYARPSRFAADYRSAYGEHPHRTLHTG, from the coding sequence TTGCAGCTGCGCGGGCTGCGTCGCGCGGTCGCGTTCATCGAAGCCAACCCGGACCTCGATCTGACCCTGACCGATATCGCTCGCGCCGCGAATGTCAGCCCCCGCGCGCTGCAGCTGGCGTTTCGCAGGCACCTGGACACCACGCCCATGCACTACCTGCGCCGCGTACGTCTCGATCGAGCTCACCACGACCTACAGAACGCCGTAGCGGGCGACGGCACGACGGTGACCGGGGTGGCCGCCCGGTGGGGTTATGCCCGACCGAGCCGCTTCGCCGCCGACTACCGGTCCGCCTACGGCGAACACCCTCACCGCACCCTGCACACCGGATAG